The DNA sequence ACAAATTACTTGGCGTATATTTTTACGAATACATAAACCATTCATATAATTGGTTGTATTCATAAAATCATCTGTTGAACCACAAAATAAACCtaagtacagtaagccaaagaattaaggtaccagttatgttcaccccctgtatatcctacacaaagacagatatgtcataattagaacccgcagccaatagctgcatcttttaggtctaatttaagaccttatttgttggaattgttctagaaataaaaacatcatgatccaaaaacccaaggaagatgccaatttgttggaattgttctagaaataaaaacatcatgatccaaaaacccaaggaagatgccaatttgaaagttgcagtttgctccattgcatgcgaacaagagaaccagcgccatgcttccattgattagcatgtcgtgctttcattgaaaagaacacaaaaatgcaacttttgattttgtttcttcattagttttagatcactgtttctttaattctcaaccaatttcaaaaaataaatcagAGCtacagagtacaggtattggctgcttgtttttaattttgacatatttgtctttattcaggatatacaggggtgaacacaactggtaccgtaattgtttggcttactgtataaccctaatcttaaccctaaccctaaaaaaatagggtgtgcagggtaaaccagaattgtattgaaaacaagTTCAGttcccataggccactgtgttgaattTTCTCAATCCGgtttacaaaaaatacaaagttcaCTCATGAAGCATAAAAACACAGTTTAAAGCTTATTAGTATTACAGAAGCAAGTTACTATTGTTGCAGACAATCAAATTTTGTCTTTGTACCATTAAAAATTGACCAATCCCTGCATATCCCTTTAATGCAACATTTAACAAACAGTGAAAACAAAGCATGTCTGGTATGGAAATGAGACATTCAATATAGGATATAATATGCCTATGGGTCAACACGTCCAGACAGTCCATTCCATCTATGAATAGAGAAAATACAAAGCAGAAACACTTTCATTTTGAACAAACATTTTGTCATAAGCAAcattaaattagctaaaaaagtACATGGTATCTTGATTGCATGTACTGAAGTATAATTTATTCAATCAGTGCCCGGACACTTGCTAACTGAAGATCTTAGGTGATGAAATAATTCTATTGGATGATGTGATTGACAGCTTCTTACATCCTCCTACTTAACCATCAAATTAAGATTTTGGCATCTCACAAAAGCTCTTTATTTATTtcctataaggcaaaaaaaaagtttgtttcctgtagtgcacgcatttcgtttttgatggctttgtgcgcatttgaatttttttccacttaaaaaggaaaaaaaacctggaaaaatcgcaaaaaaaataatataaaacactactggagtaaacatttacaaattacacaacaaataaacaatataaatattcttgaatatgaagaaatatgatttttttgtgtgtgtgtcggagaaacccatcactgtaaattcccattccaatttgcagcgaaaagggtatttttttccatttcaagacatggatttaaaaaaaatgcatttcgcatttgactttttggacctgctacaggaaacaaacatgtttttttgtgGCCTAACCCATGTAAAAATTATGCccaagttttgttttgttttgatgttaCTAAACAAAGTAGTAGCCTCATCCCCATGATGGTATCACCCATACTGTTCTGTGATACACGATGTTTCAAACATATTAGCAGTAAAACAgtgcaaaattaccacaaaattgAAAGAAGAGTTACTGTTTTTATGCTGTATTTTCATTGGGCAAGAGAACATAGACAAAATCTCAACCCATCTTGATCAATATAATGTCTGAAAATTATGCACTCttgggtactatacccctgcccaattttgtgcctatttttgcacttttctcataaattatagcgcatttgtgacaagtaagatatgtatattataggggcaaggactacaactactgcactggaatttttatttcagcacagacaacagttgtggcgttacagtcaaaaatgagggaaaaccaatatttgatcagtaaatcaataactacttgccttgagttgctgaattttcagtgcagtagttgtagtccttgccctattaGCCACTtgcggttcgccattatgcactatatgtgaggggagagcctcgaactggcagcatacatgaatgggaattgaaccagtcataacattctgtgtaaggttacgtaattcttcctttcatgtatgctgccagttcgaggctctccccataTAGTGCATAATTATGAACCGCAAGggctaataatatacatatcttacttgtcacccatgcgctataaattttgagaaaaatgcaaaaataggcacaaaattctCCAGGAGAGTGATTGGAAGCTCTCCTTATAATATTTCAGAGACCACTACTAGGAAATCAGGTGGAATATATACGACATTTCTCGGTACGCTAGTTCATGAGTTCTCATCACTCACACTGCGCTCCCCTATATAAGAGGGTCTACTTGAATCACCAGGAGAGCGATTCAAAGCTCTCCTCTGCAAAACAATATCTTTAAAGCTGGAATAGATGTGCCAGTTATAGATGTGTCTCAGGGTCAGGGCACTAGTACACTACTGACTAGTTCATAAAGTTTGTACAGGCACATAGTGCACTCGCATCCCACCAGAGGATCTCTATGGAGGCACGTTTTTAAATGCGTCCTTCCAAACGATACACTTGAAATGATCACTTGAAAAGTATCAGGTCTGGTCATTTCAAGTGAATCCAATTAAATGcaagggcgtagcaagagcctggGGGTGGGGGTAGGGCATGGACAAGCATATCTAACATACTTCATTTGGGCTTTTGCTCGGAGCCCCTGAAGCCTCAGGGCCCCTGGACTCTGTCcatcctgtccacccgcttgctacgcccttgATTAAATGGTACATTTAGAAGAATCGAGCTTTTCAAATATACCACCAAATAAATGCCCTCCTTAATAAAAGAATTTCTTTAAACCCAATAAATATTATTGACATTGTCCATCAACTAATCAAGATAGAACCACTTGCCTAATTTCTCAGTTGGAGTATATTTAATGCCACtgaaaaagttaaaatataaacGTGTGTAAGATTCTATATTAGTCGCATCACACGAACACAGTTTTATATACAAGAGTTAACAAAGTTCAAGAGTGGATATACTATTGGTCATAACTATAGCTTATCAATATTTGGTCCATCCACATTATAAACAAATCATCTCAATCCCAATGGTTGATAGGGGACATCAAGACATTATCCGGATCAATCCGATAGATAGCCGCGTTCTCTCTGTGAAAACCATGCGGTACTGGCACCTGTTTGAATTGCTCCAGAAGCTGATTGGCTGCGTACATCTCTCCCTCCTGACTCGCGTTTAGCTCACACCGTATCACGTATGGAAATGACATGTATGGAGGACCTGGTGGCGTGAAGAGACGGTACAAACCGATGTTACCCACGTGGAGATCTGGGGTGTTGTTTTTCTTCAGGAAAGCGGCGCCTGTTGACTCCTGCCAGGTATGTTCAAAGCTTTCAATATCTGCTGTACCGTCATCTGTGGGCTACAATTTAAAAGGTAACATACTATTAAATGTGGATATGATTTTAAAAGTGGCCGAAAAATAATTATATCTTGTTAAATGGTTCTGATAAGGCGTATTGCTGGATCAGTAGTCCTTGTGGACTCTTAAGGCACGAGAACTCTGCAGtaagagaccgttcacaaacacttgttagggggcgtgatgcaaaaagggggcccttaaaagtGTTGACCctaagggaaaaaaaaaaaaaaaatgaccacaaattttccggggaaaattgagtttatatgcttttctatatggggttgacccataattttcatgtcaaaaagggggccctgaaatttttgagatctgtaagggggggggggccgaaaatttttcgtgatgaaatttttttgcatcaggcccccctaacaagtgtttgtgaacggtccctaaacacgTTTAGAGTTAAGGCATATTTAAAAGGTAAACATAACTCATTAAGGGGTAAGTGGTTGAAATGAGAACAAACAAATGggccattttgccgaaaggtggggaaCACGCACCCACCCCGTCccccaggattgacgcccatgcacaAACACAGTTTTATATACAACTTTTTagaacataggcctaaataccaaCTTGTAAAACTGTAAAAGCCTAAacgcatatgaagagctttgtttcaaaatccCTTACAATAagttacatccacttgcccatttttgagaacacatcaaaaaatcatcaaaaaaatcactgatatatgggggtttgcaacaaaggcagtttttggcgggatgcttgggtaggatgagcatcctgccaaaaactgcttttgttgaaaaacaccttatatcagtgattattttgatgattttttgatgtgttctcaaaattgggcaagtgatgtaagggttttgaaacagagctcttcatatGTCAAAATAGGCCTACCCCTATTATCGCATGTTGAATTCCTCAACACAAACCTTCATATTCTAAACTTGTTTAGTCTCAAATCGATTTCAAAATAAGTGTTTTAATCTGTACACACTATTATTTTTGtagtgaattttaaaatattccaGTAAAGTTACATGTTCTCGTTTATAAGGCTTATACGGTATGAAGTTAATAGTTTTCATTTATACCTTGGTCATACACGTGTCTTGTTTTTCTTTACTCTGTTGTGTGTTTGGTGTTTAACTGTGTAAGACTTTAAttcaaaatttccacttttaaatGTTGAACAAAAGCGTCAGATTCAGAAATTACAggaagtaaacatggtaaatgaaaagATTAGTTATGTCAATGAAGTGAATTAGTTTGCTCCTGATGCTGTTGGCATTATTGGCTCTTTGATAATGACCCCATAACCACAAAATCGGTCACTTTCACAACAAATTAACACGGTGTTAAAGATGTTTTAatacgtttaaaaacgttttctaaaGGTATCGGGAATTTGAGTATAAGTGACATTTTGAACTTTGTGACTTTAGGCTAAGAGAGCTTGATGAATGAGGTAATAAGTTATAAAAGCAAAGTAAAAATCAACAGTGTACCAACTTCGACTTCTCGGTGTAAGATTGGGCcacataaaacaaaatttacaataaTAAAAGAACCAGttttgtcccagcaaacacaaaaacgtttttaaaatgttatattttaggttttggtttcggtaaaaacgttttaataacactgaatgtcgggttatataaaggtcataaaaacgtaacgttatttttaaaaataatgttttcaaaattttattgtgaactacttttgcaaacatttttgccaaatattttgtcaacacttaaatgttaaaatatttgcacccagcaaacacagaaatgttcttaaaatgtggggtttttttttcaaaacgttttaataacatttaaatgtcctcATTACATTGAATCCAAACAACTATTGTTGAATATATAATAGACCAACATTTTATAATGGTAGACCTTTCAACTAgtattatttatttgttgtaaGCGTTGTGGTCATTTGGATTTGCTGGTAAAGTTCATGTAAGGcagcttttaaaactttttttgatCCTACAGGCAAGTCTTTACCAACGAATAAAAAAGGATTGGAATAAAAAGCTGATTAAGAAGGGCAATCAAAATATTAAGATGAAAAGATACGTTTCTTTGCTCGTGATGATTGATCAAAATTTGCGCCAGTAAAATGAATTATACAGTTGACGCGGGAAGAAACGGTGCGTGTAATTGGTCAAGCTCAATCGCTCATCAGTAGCGATTGCAATGTTAAGTCAGATTTACACTTTTAACCATTTTCCTGATATGACAGACGGATCCTTCCAACAGGAACAACAAATATTTAAGTTCtgcaattttttctttaaatttaataaataacCAGGATAACATTATCGAAGTAAGCGCTAATTAAGCTACTAGTATTTTCAATCATGATGGAGATACATTTACTAGACGGAAAATGTGCGATATGGCGAAATTTTGTTCGTCCAAGTTCTTCAatcaactatcatgactatactcAAAGTACTAAGTGAAATTGAAGTGCATTGCCTTGTTATCGAGTTTATTTACCCCAGTATATAAAGCAATGAAAAGCATACCACTTGTTAATGCTTCTTTTAGCTTTCTAAAGGCTTGTTGAAGCAGAAATAGATTCATGTTTATGTTGTTTAAAAAGGCCACTGCTGGCCGTCACCTTTAGGAACGTGAGGTGGAACTTAAGTCTCGCTTTTATTACCAATCTCAGCAAGTGAGATTGTGTAGACTTTATTTGTCAGTTAAATGTAACTATTGGAATATGATATCAGAAGAAAAAGCAATAATATACCCCGCTATTCTGATTTGTTAAGTTATTAAATAAAATAAGCACAGTCGTGATCATGTCGGCACCCCAGAACTGAAAGTTTCCAGTCGCACtcttataaaagtatatatatgaaAGTATATGTGCAGCTAGCTTTACATGGAAAGTCATGATGATAGTTGCGAGTtttgttttgcttgtttgttatgttgttattgttttgtagttattgttgttgttgttgttgttgtttttattaaacTTAAAACTTAAAGATTAATTATGTCCtatcaaaattacaacaaaatgttGTCTATATAATGGTAGTAGCCTACAGCTCTGAACTATATACCGACTCGCAAAGATTCTCTTCATAATATAGGCCAAAATAACTGACATAAAAAGTGCAATTTAGTTAATCGAAATTTTAAGAACAAATCATTAAGTGATGCTTCTCTTAATTACATAAGATACACGTGGCTGGAGCACGTAGGCCTATACGTACCCTtaataatatacatgatatatagaCCATTCCTTTAATTGGCACTTAcctgccgttgatggggtgaacattgAACAAGGGCGTGATATCAATGTTCATCTCATCAACGATATgaaagtgccaattataggaattTCTGTTAGGCCTAACCCTAATGATTCCATTGTTTTGGTTcgaaaatataattatttacttaattaaacattaattcacatcacaaaagaagttgttttgaccaaaatttaaacaaaagaagTTGTTTTGTGAACATTcgcatcaaatttaaatatttaaataaaagaaatttgtgaaCATTTCTTTTACCATAACTTACTCTGAAACATGCCATGAGGAAATACGACTTGAGTTTAGGTGGGAGGTCTGGTGCTATTGGTAGGCCGTCGAAGGTTGCAACCTCCTTATAACCACCTACATTATGTGAAAATGAAAGAAGGAAATTAATTCAAAATCAGTGAGAGATAGATAAAAGAGAAGCTATTAGAGAGAAAAGGTGGGAGATGGAGCAGAGAAAGGGCAAGGGACGGGGGGAGGCTATACGAGCTGGGTATGCATCTCCCTATAAACTGATAAAAACCCTTCTTTATTGGCCGCGCATGCAGCTCTAAAACTAAAAGACTCTTGAATCTTTTCAAAACAGATCGCTATAAAAGACCATTgttttttgatcatttcagctctaaaagacccctaatTGCTCATTCCTCTCATTTCTGAGGGTTTCCAAGCGATTTTCAAGCcgaaagccaagaaagacactGGGCAGTGCCAGTTCGCAGCTCAAGATATACGCCGTCATCTCGAAGACCCATCGAGGGAAGCATAATGCACACATCAAAACACTGATGAAGTTGCCCCTCCCCCTTCACAGACATACAGACAAATGGTTACAGAAATATAGCAACCGCTGTCATCTTTCCTATTCTACTTTCAATTTAACATTCtgtttttctttcatactttccACCTGCCCAGCAAAAGTGTTATATAAATAGCTCAAAGGACCAAAAAGGGCAAATTCGCACACATTTGGCTAGTCCTTTGCGCACCACTATTATGACGGTGCATTAAACTACTAACTAAAATCCCATGACTACCCGTTGATTTTTCCCGGATACCACAGCGTCCAATTTCGACTTTTCATCTTGAATTATTAAAAGGTATGGAATTGAAAGTGATGGATACGTTATGACACATGCAATTAAggtatctggaatgagcgttttgagtgtttcgacagtattttttgtgggacatgagagcacatcagacatatcgaattgcattctgaatacgaagaatgtctttctggtatcaaataattttcatttttgaaattcacgatataatacaaattttatgacaaattattaaaatttgatattcttcacatttttgatatataacagtcctcgaagtaaatttgataaatctaatgatatattcttacagtgtatgtagttggcctttcatattgaagatatggattttttcccaaaagaccaaatttttttggtgttttgggaaaaaatccatatcttcaatacgaaaaggtcaaaattttcaattgatcgtcggcttttcatcccacctacatacactttaagtacatattaggcaaagtaaaataaaaaacatgtttcacgtccgggtttttgaaaaaaaggaggaagagggggctttttattttttattttttatcgcaaaatcggtgtgaatacccataaaccagagctgttttagcgtatacaataatcatgaataatgcctggaaaaaggaggaggcctctttttatttcttgttctgagagataggcccctctaactatcacaaaaccttataaaagtgtttcttgtgtattagcaaggctatagaaagcatctctacttcctagacatattttttgaaaagttataactgaatttcaaaaaataaaaaataaattgaagaaacctcaaaaaaggaagcgggaggggacgtgaaacatgtttatttttttatatggccttatcagatttataaagtttacttcgagtactgttaaatatcaaaaatatcaatttttaatcgtttgccataaaatgtgtattacattgcgaatttcaaaaaatcaaaattatttgatatcagaaggacattcttcgtattcagaattcaattcgatatgtctgttgtgctctaatgtcccacaataaatactgtccaaacgtccataccccaccccttaagcatGCAAAAGTTCACGATAAATGTATGTCACATGAGTTGAGAAACACTAAGATGCTGGGGTTTATACCTCCAAGATCGAGGACAATATCGATTTCAAATTTGAACTCAAAATCAGGTTGCTCAATAACCACAGTACTTTACGGTCTTACTAACACTATGTTACCTGCAAACATTAAAACAGAGGAAAAGGAGGACTCCGATATTATTTCGGACCTTTtcccaatgttgtcaaaatgttattacaaaatgttttttggcaaatattttggcaaaacagTTTGTCAactctttaaaaaaaaggggtataatccatacaagatcccgtccaacaatttttcttaaacttcgtaccaattacctttcatcgatatacttcgaatatctaaaataaaaagaGGGGTCACTGAGCTCGTTTttgagaaataaccattttaggccgtgtaaaattaatattttggttctcgtccctccctcctcaatttctgggatttgtcagatttttttttttttttagatttttcaattttttagactttggaatgatttatgaaatcttcatacatataaataagtttattagagaacaagcatcacttccaagtcttttgtggtactctaggggtttatccctcagaatctcacatttgaaaaaaaaaaaagggcctcatcgtttcctcgagcactgttggagaagaccgaaaactactgacaatgctaattttacattgaaaaaaaaaaaaaaaaaaaaaacacctcctccctcatcaattcatgaaaatcctctggacgagaaccaaaacattaattttatacggccttaaaaaggctgttttgggggaaaattagtacaggcgtctatggaaaaatggaaaatttagacatattttcgattataacaaaaaatctaccccaacaattttgctgattttttgatataatatgcgcactgataggatgtttcattaaagctaataaaaaatgggggtcaccgagttacttttttcacaatttgagcggaaatggcatattttttggttcaaaataccagtgcgatatcatagcgcgtcactcgcaaaaacttgtcgcagctcatacgcgctaaattgtccgcgtatgcaggtgatatcgcaaacacctgcaacaacactgcaaaaaaaagtgttcaacattagaacaccacctgtgcaaaatttgacacactgtattcaatttcataatgcttggtgttcgtaaccataatgcttagtgttcgtaacataacgtcagaggaaacttttaaacacatagtgtttgaagtgttcagcattagaacaccacctgttcaaatgttgacatactgtattcaatttcagaatgcttagtgttcgtaacataatgtcagaggaaacttttaacacatagtgtttgaaatgttcagcattagaacaccacctgttcaaattcgacatatataggcctatttgacatactgcattcaattttgtaatgcttagtgttcgtaacaacgtcagaggaaacttttaaacacatagtgtttgatcattcactaaatgttcataaaatgaacaCTGTATGTTTAATCTACAATTTTTACAACACTATTAATAGGCATATAGCATAAAATGCTCACCTGATTGTAAAACCATTTTCTAATTACTATTATTTATGGAGATCATCAgttctcattttattttacacaggcctgcagcttgcacggaatgaaagaacattgaacattttgaacattttgcggtttatagaaaaatacctgataataggcctattataggggtaGGCTTACGTCGAATATtgaaatttaggcctataccgtacACTCCAAATAACTCTGGGTGCACGCCCATAAAGGTGTTCACAACTTTTACACTGAATGAACATGTAATGTGTTCGTTTTGAACACTGTATGTATGTAGGCTATATTTACCACGTGCTGGCCCACGCATGCGTCGTTGCACCGTATAATAGAACAGACGATGTCATCGGAGTGAGAAACCGCGATTTGGACGGGGTTTTGGAGGTGAGATTTTATccacaaaataccattttatttaaaaacaaatatatcgaacgtgttctccacatatcatagaacaacgagactaaaaatgtaaattcatcgtttttgtattgcgtggttttagtgcattttaatgaatgcgcagtaagcttatcaatcatgaccatgcaatagtcacatggtcagacagtgtgcaaatctgcaatttgatataggcctaatgtgaattatactgtaggcctataggcctaaacctCTGACGAGTGTGTCTTACAACTGGTCAGTATGCGGGTCGATTTCATGCCATGGCATGCCTGATGGAATAGATGTAGGCCTAATTGCGATATTGCACTAGtcaaacatgcataggcctagccctaggtttgctgtaatttactactgagtctgttgttacaattaaatttcggacaaaggtgtacatttatacattgacccaTTGTACTTTGCTTTGTGTAGCCGTATTGCAtccctttttgtaacacttattgaacatatgtaggcctaagtgtcaTATGTTCCAGACTTGAACACTAAGTGTAGGCCCTATGACATTTGTGAACACAACTCAGTGTTCAaagattagaacacaagtgttctaaatgattcgaacacaagtgttctaaagctgaacacatttgattttgaacatgtaaatgtgttcttaaagtgttacatggcattgaacatgtaaatgtgttaggatttggaacactttgtgttcaaagttttaacattaggtgttcaaaacatgaacacaccatgttcacaaaatgacgacaatat is a window from the Amphiura filiformis chromosome 12, Afil_fr2py, whole genome shotgun sequence genome containing:
- the LOC140165838 gene encoding uncharacterized protein isoform X3, coding for MASKPEINTVFNFYQTLNPAPNYETFLDGWHKMSKFVDNLDHYLCTQLYKNTDQAERFPYVNFAIFQGSDHKVMDDFINPGPELMAALIDAHGPPGHQVNFPGGYKEVATFDGLPIAPDLPPKLKSYFLMACFRPTDDGTADIESFEHTWQESTGAAFLKKNNTPDLHVGNIGLYRLFTPPGPPYMSFPYVIRCELNASQEGEMYAANQLLEQFKQVPVPHGFHRENAAIYRIDPDNVLMSPINHWD
- the LOC140165838 gene encoding uncharacterized protein isoform X2, with protein sequence MLSINNNAWLVVFNFYETITPASNYPSFLAGWRQLGKFVDTLDHYVGTQLQKNTNPNERFPYVNFAIFQGSDHKVMDDFINPGPELMAALIDAHGPPGHQVNFPGGYKEVATFDGLPIAPDLPPKLKSYFLMACFRPTDDGTADIESFEHTWQESTGAAFLKKNNTPDLHVGNIGLYRLFTPPGPPYMSFPYVIRCELNASQEGEMYAANQLLEQFKQVPVPHGFHRENAAIYRIDPDNVLMSPINHWD
- the LOC140165838 gene encoding uncharacterized protein isoform X1, whose translation is MMSSDRQIQRMAVQAMYNFYERLTPPPNYQSFIAGWRVMGKFVERMDHYICAQLHKNTNPNERFPYVNFAIFQGSDHKVMDDFINPGPELMAALIDAHGPPGHQVNFPGGYKEVATFDGLPIAPDLPPKLKSYFLMACFRPTDDGTADIESFEHTWQESTGAAFLKKNNTPDLHVGNIGLYRLFTPPGPPYMSFPYVIRCELNASQEGEMYAANQLLEQFKQVPVPHGFHRENAAIYRIDPDNVLMSPINHWD